In the genome of Cervus elaphus chromosome 5, mCerEla1.1, whole genome shotgun sequence, the window gggagttagtgatggacagggaggcctggcgtgctgtggttcatggggtcacaaagagtcagacacgactcaactaaactgaactgaacaacaaggatgaGCACTGAAGCGTACAAATAAATTCTGAAATGAAGATTTTATCCATAGCACATTTTTGTTGAATTGTAGAAGAAAAACATAGACACATGAAAAAGTTCATTAACATTATTATCTGTTAACTGTTGCATGAAAAAAAATGATTGGTACAAAAATGTATTAGAGACTGGAAAAGGGTGAATATCTTAAGAGTAGGAGACTACACAGGGGAGAGTGATTACCATTTATTATTTTAGACACTGTTCTAGAAAGCTTGTGTGTTATTTTATTCAAGCTCCAGGACAAATTTACAGACAAACATTTTCTTACAGAGATGAAATCTGAGACTCAGATAAGAGATTTACTTAAGGTCAAATCTCAGAGAAATATAAAGTTATGAACTTTACATTTCCCAACTCTGTTGGGCTCTATGTGTCTTCTCACCACTCTATTACCACTGAATCTTTGAAAAGCAGGCTGCACATGTCTCTGGATCAATTTAAGGTATCTTGTGAATGTGTTCTCCAGTATCAGCTCTCCAAAGACAAGATCACTTATATCAGCCCAGGGTATTATGATCTGCACATGAAGGTGTCCTTTGTATGGACTTGGACAATTGCTTTGAGTCACTGAGCACCAGAATGACGAATAGTAACTTCATACACCTCTGTTTGTGGTGTGTTTTCTTTAGGTGTATGGAGCAGAGAGCATGGATTCAGGGAACCACACATGGGTGTCAGAGTTTGTCTTCTTGGGGCTCTCACAGACTCAGGAGCTCCAGTTCTTCTTGTTCCTGCTGTTCCTGTTTGTCTACACCACCACTGTCACGGGAAACCTCCTCATCATGGTCACAGTGACCTCTGATTCCAGGCTCCACACACCCATGTATTTCCTGCTGAGAAACCTGGCTGTCTTAGACCTCTGTTTCTCCTCAGTCACTGCCCCAAAGATGCTGGTGGACTTCCTTGCTGAGAAGAAGACCATCTCCTACCAGGGCTGCATGGCCCAGATCTTCTTCTTCCACCTCTTGGGAGGTGGGACTGTTTTCTTCCTCTCAGTGATGGCCTATGACTGCTACATAGCCATCTCCCGGCCCCTCCACTATGTCACCATCATGAATACTCAAGTGTGTGTGGGGCTAGTGGTGGCTACCTGGATAGGGGGCTTTGTCCACTCCATTGTCCAACTTGTTTTGATGCTTCCATTGCCCTTTTGTGGCCCCAATATCCTAGATAACTTCTACTGTGACATTCCACAAGTGCTGAGACTGGCCTGCACGGACACCTCCATCCTGGAGTTCCTTATGATCTCCAACAGTGGGATGCTGGTCTTCATCTGGTTCCTCCTCGTTCTGATCTCTTACACTGTCATCCTGGTGATGCTGAGGTCCCACTCTGTGCAGGCAAGGAGGAAGGCAGCTTCCACCTGCACCACGCACATCATTGTTGTGTCTATGATTTTTATTCCCAGTATCTATATCTATGCCCGACCCTTCACTTCCTTCCCCATGGACAAAGCTGTGTCTATCAGCCACACGGTCATGACTCCCATGCTCAACCCCATCATCTACGCACTGAGGAATCAGGAGATGCAGGCAACCATGAAGAGATTAGGCAAACGCCTAGTGATTTCCAGCAGAAAGTAAACTTAAGATAGATTGACTTTAAATGACAAATGTTTTCTCTGAACTGTTTTCCCATGTGAGAAGTGGAAAAAAGACTTTATTGAGTGTGGCAACTGAGATTAAAGTAATATTTCTGTGGACCTACTCCTGTGTCAGGTATTGTGTTAGGCACTTTCGTACTTTTGTGTCATTCTCAGAAAACTGACAGTGGGTATGCTATTATTATATTAAACAGTTTTGTCCACCCCTGGTTCCTCAATGGTAAAGAGtgtgcttaccaatgcaggagacacgagttcaatccctgggtcagaaagatcccctgcagaaggaaatagcaacccattccaatatgcttgcctgggaaatcccatggacagaggagcctggggggctagagTCCTTGGTGTCtgaaagagtcgcacatgacttagcaactaaatgaacaaatcagctttacaaatgggaaaactcAGACAGAAGTGACTTGCTTGATAATGAGGAACAAGTGAGGTACAGAACTGGGCTAGGGGACATTTTCTCTAACTCAAGTTTTGAGGCAGAGGATATGGGTAGAATTTGAAACTCAGGGTCCCAGACAATCACAAGGGAAAACTTAGAGTTCCTCTTCTATGGATAAATACCTGTGATGAATGCTCCATATTTTCATCTTAACTCTGAAGCATTCACATTTGTtctgctctctgtctctctaCCTCAACCTCACTGGGGTATTTTGGAAGTGATCTCACTTGTAACATTGTCTAAAAATTCCCATAAGTGTATTTTCCCTTTGGATTTGTTCCTTTTCTACCAAATACTCTTTGGATAATATGAAAACTATTCTGCTTTCCCAACCAAATCCTTACATCATTTGTATGATGTGGCTAAGAAGAGGACGCTCTAGGATGGTTGGGGAACCAAAGCCAGAAAGAGCAGGACCATATCTATTAGTGGTCCTGATCTGAGGTATGGGTTCAGTCCAAGGCTGCTGCCTCATGGGGTTTTGCCTTTCCCTTTGACTTCCTGCCCTTAATGAGGGCTTCATGTAGGTGGGGACTGTACTTTATTcatcactgctgaattttccaaatttgttggaaTATTGAGtacagctctttcacagcatcatcttttatttttaaattttttttccatttatttttattagttggaggctaattactttacaatattgtagtggtttttgtcatacattgacatgagtcagccatggatttacatgtattccccatcccgatcccccctcccacctccctctctacccgatccctctgggtcttcccagtgcaccaggcccgagcacttgtctcatgcatcatcttttaggatttgaagtagctcagctggaattccatcacctccactagctttgttcatagtgatgtttcctaaggcccacttgacttcacattctaggatgtctggccctaAGTGAGtatgagtgattacaccatcatgattatctgggtcgtgaagatcttttttgcacagttcttctgtctattcttgccacatattcttaatatcttctgcttctgttaggcccataccatttctgtcctttattgagcccatctttgccattcaatatcacggtaatccaagcctatgccccgaccagtaatgctgaacaagctgaagttgaacagttctatgaagacctacgaaaccttctagaactaacaccccaaaaaagatgtccttttcattataggggactggaatgtaaaagtaagaagtcaagaaaaacctggagtaacaggcaaatttggccttggagtacagaatgaagcaggccaaaggctaatagagttctgccaagagaatgcactggtcatagcaaacactctctcccaacaacacaagagaagactctacacatggacatcaccagaaggtcaacaccaaaatcagattgattatattctttggagccaaagatggagaagctctatacagtcagcaaaaacaagaccgggagctgactgtggctcagatcacgaactccttattgccaaattcagactgaaattgaagaaaagtgtggaaaaccactagaccattcaggtatgacctgtatcaaatcccttatgactatacagtggaagtgagaaatagatttaagggactagatctgatagacagagtgcctgatgagctatggatggaggtttgtgacattgtacagaacacaggaatcaagaccatccccaagaaaaagaaatgcaagaaagcaaaatggctgtctgaggaggccttactagtagctgtgaaaagaagagaagcagaaaataaaggagaaaaggaaagatatacccatttgaatgtagagttccaaagactagcaaggagagtaagaaagccttccttagtgatcaatgcaaagaaatggaggaaaacaatagaatgagaaagactagagatctcttcaagaaaagagataccaagggaacatttcatgcaaagatgggctcaataaaggacatataTCGTATGGAGTGAATGCACCAACCAAAAAGACTTAGACTGGCTCAGTACATGAAAATATTGGCATggatgcacttccacttaccacctCATTCCATTTAAGCTCCCAAATTgtgtgtaattattttatattgttaggttaatcatgtttccattacaGTTTGCActtataattatcttttattttttgtgtagcTATTATGGTGGAAAcggataaacatcttttactattgtgattatgtaactattattcattTAATGAATAAAAGTTACCAAAAAAGATggcattttcatcataggggactggaatgcaaaagtaggaagtcaagaaatacctggagtaacagccaagtttggccttggagtaccaaatgaagcaaggcaaatcctaacagttttgccaagagaacacgctGGACATAGCAAACACCAGTTCTaaaaacacaagagacgactgtacaaatggacattaccagatggtcaatacccaaataagattgattatttctttgcagcctaagatgaagaagctctatacagtcagccaaaagaagactgagagctgactgtggttcagatcatgaactccttattgaaaaattcagccttaaattgaagaaagtagggaaaaccagtaggccattcaggtattacctaaataaaatctcttacgattatacagtggatgtgacaaataaattcaaggaataacatctgatagacagagttcctgaagaactctggacagaggttcgtgacattgaacAGGAGGTGGTGGTCAAAGCCATCCccaggaagaagaaatgcaaaaaggcaaaatttgtctaaggaggcctttcaaatagctgagaaaagacaagaagtaaaaggcaaaggagaaaaagaaagatgtacccatctgaatgcagagttccaaggaatagcaaggagagataagaaagacttcctaatagatcaatgaaaagaaatagaggaaaacaacagaatgggaaacactagagatatcttcaagaaaagtagagataccatgggaacatttcatgcaaagatgggcacaataaaggacagaaatggtatggacctaacacaagcagaagagattaagaaaagtggcaagaatacacagaagaaccatacaaaaaaagatcttagtggcccagataaccatgatggtgtgatcactcacctagagccagacatcttggaatgcaaaagGTCTAAGGAAGCCTTAGGATGCTTCCacatgggctttaggaagcatcactatgaacaaagctagtggaggggatggaatcccagttgagttatttcatatcttaaaagatgatgctgttgaagtgctgcactctatatgccagcaaatttggaaaactcagcaatggccacaggactggtaaaggtccattttcattccaatcccaaagagaggcaatgccaaagaatgttcaaactactgcacaattgcactcatctcacacactagcaaagtaatgctcaaaattctctaagctagtcTTCAACATgagaaccgagaacttccagatgttcaagctggatttaaaaaaggcagaggaacaagagatcaaactgccaacatctgttggatcatagtaaaagcaagagGGCTCCAGAAAAACACTTACTTCTGCTTTGCTGATtataccaaagcttttgactgtgtggatcacaataaacttttgaaaattcttcaagacatgggaataccagaccaccttgcctacCTTCTGAAAAACCTGTgtataggtcaagaagcaatagttagaaccagacatggaacaatggactggttccaaattgggaaaagagtacgtcaaggctgtatattgtcaccctacttgtttaacttctgtgcagagtacatcatgagaaatgctggacttgatgaagcacaagctgagatcaagattgtcaggagaaatattgataacttcagatatgcagatgtcaccacctttatggcagaaagcgaagaggaagtaatgagcctcttgatgaaagtgaaagaggagagtgagaaagctggcttaagatcatggcatcctgtcccatcacttcatggcaaatagatggggaacgaATGGAAgtagtaagagactttattttcttgggctccaaaatcactgcagccatgaaattaaaagacgcttgctccttggaagaaaagctatgaccaaactagcttctctattaaaaagcagagacattactttgcaagcaaTGGTCTGTATggttgaagctatggtttttccagtagtcatgtatttatgtgagagttggaccataaagaaggctgagctccataGAATTGATGTGTttagactgtggtgttggacaagactcttgagagtctcttggactgcaaggaggtcaattcagtcaatcctaaagggaatcattcctaaatattcattggaagcagtgatgctgaagctaaaactccaatattttggccatctgattcattggaaaagacactgatgctggggaagattgaaggcaggaggaggggacgacagaggatgagatggttgaatggcatcaccaactcgatggatgtgagtttgagcaggatccgggagttggtgatggacagggaagcctggcatgctacagtccatggggtcccggagagtcagacacgaccaagcgactgaactgaactgattcatttaATACTGTTGTATCATGATTGATCaacaaaagataataaaattctatattattaaaactaccatttaaaagaaaaatctacaatCACTACTTTTTTTTGAGgttatgtctttattttaatcAACATAGAAAACTGATTCCTTGGCTGTAATACATAATCTGGATtcagttttactttgttttctttctacatGAAATACCTAATTTTCCTGCAGTTCATTATGCATGATATAATTTCTTCTCTCTTAATTAAATTTGAATATATgtcaattattatttttcacattactATTCTTGACTCCAGTCAAGATATATAATCTTATGTTTTATCTCATAATCATGTCAGTACATGATATCAGTACAATTTTTCATACTTCTAAAAATCCTTATAAATTCTACCTTTAGGATttgcaaaagcaaaattaaatctatttctttaattatctATGTCAAAACTAAGACACTGTGTATATATTTACTTCAAGATGGGGAAATCAGTATAGGTTGGGCTTACCCttctaatttttaattgtataatCTACTTGTTTGAAACAACTTACTATAATGTTTAAAACTTACCATAATCtttaattttgtctattttttctatCAAAACATTTTATGTCATTTTCCCTGCTTTATACCAAATTAGAATAAATTTtgcaattatatatttaaatgtttagtgATGCCAGGCACAATTAAATGGTCTAAATCATAGTCATTTAAAATAGAatgttttttcttgattttaataGAACTATGAgctcattcttaaaaaaataaaagatgaagcaacagaattaaaattttctgtaatcCAGAGGAAAATatctttgtggttttcttttttagaatcattttatttattataattggaggctaattactttacaatattgtggtggtttttgccgtacattgacatgaatcaaccacaggtgtacatgtgtcccccgtcctgaaccccgctcccacctctctccctatcccatccctctgggttgttccaGTGCACCGGTTTTGAGtgtcctgtttcatgcatcaaacttggactggtcatctatttcacatatggtaatatacctgtttcaatgctattctctttacaatcactttttaaaatccagatgcacattAGAAAcaccttggaattttttgaaaaatacaaatgcctagCTATTGTTTTTTGCCCCCCAAAGCTCTAGATgtgattctaatgagcagccatgtttgaAAACAGCTAGACtgtatgatgatcttttacttttatccagtttgtttcactttttctatttcatgttcAGTGTTCCCATTTCATTCAGTTTATATTTCccaatttctctgtctctttttttgttgttctttctcaggcCTTTATCAAATGCAGTAGaaaagcttgtgtgtgtgtgtgtgtgtgtgtgtgtgtgtgtgtatttgtatagtatgtataatattaataaaaatatattttagaaaacatgaatttttgcttATCTAAATATTTATGACATTTGGTTCCACTTGCAGAActaagtatgaatagaatgctagactTCTAATATACATTTACTTAAAACTTTGAGATAGTTCCATTTATTCTGGCATCTAGCattactgctaaaagtctagaaagaTGATtactttagtgatttttttttaaaaagatgaatgagGCTTAAAACtcctaatccaattctgagaatataaacaaatactatgttgtgaagaaaaaaaaaaaccaggaaattaacatgtattattaactaaagtagagattttattcaaatttcacaaaaatttatgctagtgtccattatttgttttcatactttattcagtattccacattgtatttatgtgcattgagcagcttcagctgcatgcaacaaattctgataaattctcttttcattttttttccatttatttttattagttggaggctaattacaatattgtagtggtttttgccatacattgacatgaatcagccatgcgaGGGGGAAGTGGGATAGGGAATAAATgtaaatcttttcatttttattgttacaaatattttctaattttccttgttgtGGCTGCTTAGATAtatccatcatttaaaagtggacatttaatttccaaacacatggcgttttaaaagtatctttgatattaatttctggtttttatattaatttctcatttaaatgctttcttctctgcaatcactctctgtgttttttcagtcttaactttattgaggctttcaatggctaagtcaaagatctctctaggtaaatgtcacattgcacttgaaaatatataggttattttcaagtatcttttgataatgatttattttttaaattaatttattttgattggagactaattactttacaatactatggtggcttttgccatacattggcatgaattagccacaggtgtacatgtgtccctccatcccaaaccccgctcccacctccctcctcatcccatccctctgggttgtcccagtgtacTGGATTTGAATTCCCTAGTTATAAAAGAGAACACATTCTGTATGGTTTCAGTACCTTTAGACTGTGAAATACTTGTACCTTGTTTTACATCCCTGGATTTCACAtctctggatatgttccagtgactcctggtttatagtctatgggaacttgaatagagcTTATtgcctgctgttgtgtgaaaactgtataaattttaattatgttgaattggttcatagtgcttttcaggtctactatatccttctacgtTTCTGTCTATTCatcctattaatttttgagagtttgatattgaagcACCAACTAAAGaccttaatttatctacttaaaaataattgtaatatatagtagaACTATATGtatctttgttctgtattttccaagtctcctgtaatgtgttatcatattttcataatttaggggcttcccaagtggtactcGTGGTAAAGAaacacctgacaatgcaggagacataagagacactggtttgatccctagatcaggatgatcccctggaggagggcatggcaacccactccaatatacttgcctggagaatctcatagatagaggagccaggcaggctacagtctagtccacagggttgcaaagaatcagacacgactgaagagacttagcacacatacatgcatactttcataatgtaaaaaataaaaaaagaagaaataaagtcatcaataaaaattaaaaaaaaaaaagaagaccaaactaggcatttctccaaagaagacatacagatggctaagaggcacatggaaagatgctcaacatcactaattatttgagaaatgtgaatcaaaactacaataagctATTACCTCAAACCAGTCAAAACGGCTATTatcagaaaatctacaagcaataaaagctggagagagtgtggagagaaggaaacccttctacagtgttggtgggaatttaaattggtttagccactctggagaacagtatggaaatttcttataaaactaaaaatggagttaccatatgaccctgcaatcccactcctgggcacatatccaatgaaaaacatggtctgaaaggatacacggacccaatgctcattgcagcactgtttacaattgccaagacatggaagcaatctaaatgtccattggcagaggaatggataaagatatgtggtgcatatatacaatggaatattactcagccattgaaaagaatgaaataattccatttgcagcaacatcaatggacctagagattgtcatgctgAATGAAgacagtcagacagagaaagagaaattttgtATCATATtccttatatgaggaatctaaaaagaaatgatacaaatgaatttatttatagaaCAGAAGCAgatcacagacttagagaatgaacttatggttaccagtgggtaAGGATGGGAAGAAAGAGATACTTAAAGAGTCTGAGATAGACATCTACATCctaagaacagcatgtatattatctatggtgaaacaggtcaccagcccaggtgggatgcatgagacaagtgctcgggcctggtgcactgggaagacccagaggaatcgggtggagagggaggtgggaggggggatcgggatggggaatacgtgtaaatctattgctgattcatgtcaatgtatgacaaaacccactgaaataataaataaataaataaaaataaataaataaataaataaaaataaaatgaataaccaacaaggaactgCTCTATGGCACAGGAatctctgctcagtgttatgtggcaacctggatgggaggggagtttggaggagaatggatacttgtatatgtatggctgagtccattcattctccacctgaaactatcacaaaattgtAATTTGGCTATtgtccaatataaaacaaaaagttaaaaaacaaatataattgaATGACTAACTTAATGagcaaacacaaaatgaaaaaaaaaacaacccagaatAATTTTTGAATCTACCTCACTTGTATGTGGAAGAACTTTACATTGTACTCTTATCTACCAAAGGCAGATACTCTATTTTGCCAAGAATAAACATTTgcagtgaaataattcagaccaATCTGTAAGTCCTATGCAGAACAGAGAATTCTAAGAAATAAGAAAGTTTTTACAGCACATCAAGGTTACAATGCCAATTAATTCCCGTGTTGATCAATTCCTCATAATGAGAAATATGTGAGTTTCCTGTACCAATCCTTGTATTAGAGGTAGTATGAGTACACAGGTAAAGAATGCATCTATTCTTTAGATGAATAGATCTAACAGATCTTAGAATAGATGAATAAAGAATCATCAATTCACTGTATAGATGATCTAGTTACACTTGGGATGGATGGTAAAACAGTATAAGGGCTTTGGTTCACAAAATAAAGGACAAGGTTTATAGACAGTAAATTTCTATTGTATTGATCGTATATGTTTGTCCATCTATGACTATTTCTAAGTAAAGATCAGTTAGtcttaaaattagaagaaaaggggaaaagggagaaagaagagaacaggaaggaaggaaagaaatcaagccAGTTatccatcaattcagttcagttcagtcactcggtcgtgtccgactctttgcaaccccatgaatcacagcacgacaggcctccctgtccatcaccaacttccagagtatacccaaactcttgtccattgagtcggtgatggcatccaacaatctcatcccctttcgtccccttctcctcctgccctcaatcttttccagcatgagggtcctttcaaatgagtcagctctttgcatcaggtggccaaagtaatggagtttcagcttcaacatcagtccttccaatgaacacccaggactgatctcctctaggatggactggttggattccttgcagtccaagggactctcaagagtcttctccaacaccacaactcaaaagcatcaattctttggtgctcagctttctttatggtctaacgctcacatccatacatgactactggaaaaaccatagcttgactatgaCGgaactttgtggacaaagtaatgtctttgctttttaatatgctgtctaggttggtcataactttccttccaaggagtaagtatcttttaatttcatggctgcaatcaccatctgcagtgattttggagccccaaaaaataaagtcagccactgtttccactatttccccatctatttgccatgaagtgatgggaccagatgccatgatgttagttttctgaatgttgagctttaagccaactttttcactttcctctttcaatttcatcaaaaggctctttagttcttcttcattttctgccataagggtgatgtcatctgcatatctgtggttattgatatttctcctggccatcttcattccagcttctgcttcctccagcccagcatttcccatgatgtactctgcatagaagttaaacaagcagggtaacaatacacagccttgatgtactccttttcctatttggaatcagtctgttgttccatgggcagttctaattgttgcttcatgacgtgcatacaggtttctcaagaggcaagttaggtggtctggtattcccatcttcttcagaattttccacggtttattgtgatccacacagtcgaaggctttggcatagtcaataaagcagaaatggatgttttcctggaaccctcttgctttttcgatgattcggTGGATGTTagttatttgatctctggttcctctgccttttctaaaaccagcttgaacatctggaagttcacggttcacatattgctgaagcctggcttggagaattttgagcactactttactagcaggtgagatgagtgcaat includes:
- the LOC122693373 gene encoding olfactory receptor 4D2-like; translation: MDSGNHTWVSEFVFLGLSQTQELQFFLFLLFLFVYTTTVTGNLLIMVTVTSDSRLHTPMYFLLRNLAVLDLCFSSVTAPKMLVDFLAEKKTISYQGCMAQIFFFHLLGGGTVFFLSVMAYDCYIAISRPLHYVTIMNTQVCVGLVVATWIGGFVHSIVQLVLMLPLPFCGPNILDNFYCDIPQVLRLACTDTSILEFLMISNSGMLVFIWFLLVLISYTVILVMLRSHSVQARRKAASTCTTHIIVVSMIFIPSIYIYARPFTSFPMDKAVSISHTVMTPMLNPIIYALRNQEMQATMKRLGKRLVISSRK